Genomic segment of Verrucomicrobium sp.:
CGTGGCCCAGCAGGAGGGGAACGGGTGGGCGCAGATCGGCGCCATCGTGGCGATGATGCTCATGATCGTCGTCCTCGATCAGCTGCTCTTCCGTCCTCTGGTCGTCTGGACCCAGCGCTTCAAGCTGGAGGACGTGCAGAACGGCCCGGCCGACCACTCCTGGTTCCTCGACATCCTCGTCCGCTCCACGCTGATCCGCGACTTCATCGAGTTCCTCCAGCGTCCCCGCATTAAGGAACTCCAGAGCCGCCTGGGCCTGGACAGCGCCGCGCCGGTCGTCGGCGTGGAGGCGCCTCCCTCCCGCTCGAGCCGCTTCTTCTACCGGCTCTTTCTGGCCGTCCTGGGCGGGCTGGCCCTTTACGGCGCGTGGAAAATCTGCCGCCTGGTTCTCATGCTCCACTGGCGGGAGTGGCTCACCATCCTGGGCGGCACCGGGCTGACCGCCGCGCGCGTCTTCAGCGCGCTGGCCCTGGGCACCCTGTGGACCGTCCCCGTCGGCGTCTACATCGGCATGCGGCCCCGGCTCCAGCGGATCTTCCAGCCCATCATCCAGGTCGCGGCCTCCTTCCCGTCGCCCATGGTCTTCAACACCATCCTCACCCTCCTTTTTCTCATCCACGGGTCCCTCAGTTGGGGGGCGGTCATCCTCATGCTCATGGGGACCCAGTGGTACATCTTCTTCAACGTCATCTCCGGCGCCGCCGCCATCCCGGCCGATCTCCACGCCTGCGGACGGGTCCTGGGCCTGAAAGGCTGGGCGCGCTGGAAGAACTTCTACCTGCCCGCCATCTTCCCCGCCCTGGTCACCGGCTGGATCACCGCCGCCGGCGGCGCGTGGAACGCCAGCATCGTTTCCGAATACGTGAACAGCGGCGCCCACACCACCCTGGGCCTGGGCTCCATCATCAGCGAGGCCACCGACCGGGGCGACTACCCCGTCCTGGCCGCCTCCGTCATCCTCATGGCCCTCGTCGTCGTGGGCCTCAACCGTTTCCTGTGGAAACCCCTTCAGCAGATGGCCGAGTCCCGCTGCCGCATCCTCAACTAGAACCTTCTAATATGGCTTCCGCACCCCACCTGGCCGAACTGCGCGGCATCACCCACCGCTTCGGCGGCCAGACCACCGACCTGGCGCTGCAAGACGTCAGCCTCACCATCGAGCGGAACGACATGGTCGCCCTCCTGGGCCCCTCCGGTTGCGGCAAGTCGACCCT
This window contains:
- a CDS encoding ABC transporter permease subunit, producing MAIDPHAHEKEGQEPAPPGFLGVFNPFGSFTTAASTLSSFNPRFALGAAVSLFRGSIWINLLVLLGVGALLFGTIDVAHEWRAPLRAKVDMDLSFWRLPQYTLYTLSRGLVAYAFSLLFTFIYARWAAYDAKAEKILIPALDILQSIPVLGFLPGLVLALVGLFPHSNFGLELACVLMFFTGQVWNMTFSFYYSLKSVPQDFVAVARLTGLSTRQFLWGVELPLAANGLVFNSMMSMAGGWFFLTITEAFTLGNKDFRLPGLGSYMSVAQQEGNGWAQIGAIVAMMLMIVVLDQLLFRPLVVWTQRFKLEDVQNGPADHSWFLDILVRSTLIRDFIEFLQRPRIKELQSRLGLDSAAPVVGVEAPPSRSSRFFYRLFLAVLGGLALYGAWKICRLVLMLHWREWLTILGGTGLTAARVFSALALGTLWTVPVGVYIGMRPRLQRIFQPIIQVAASFPSPMVFNTILTLLFLIHGSLSWGAVILMLMGTQWYIFFNVISGAAAIPADLHACGRVLGLKGWARWKNFYLPAIFPALVTGWITAAGGAWNASIVSEYVNSGAHTTLGLGSIISEATDRGDYPVLAASVILMALVVVGLNRFLWKPLQQMAESRCRILN